In one Electrophorus electricus isolate fEleEle1 chromosome 21, fEleEle1.pri, whole genome shotgun sequence genomic region, the following are encoded:
- the ccnt2b gene encoding cyclin-T2b isoform X3, with protein MNMAMVHRSSPKWLFNREQIENTPSRRCGIEPDRELSYRQQAANLIQDMGQRLNVSQLTINTAIVYMHRFYMLNSFTKFHRNIISPTTLFLAAKVEEQPRKLEHVIKVAHACLNPQEPPLDASSNAYLQQAQELVLLETIVLQTLGFEITIEHPHTDVVRCSQLVRASKDLAQTSYFMATNSLHLTTFCLQYKPTVVACVCIHLACKWSNWEIPVSSDGKHWWEYLDPTVTLHLLDQLTHEFLQILEKTPSRLKRIRNWRATQAAKRSKTENQSIDASFQAPHLGQESFLMDSKPDLMGGMYSEPSTSFPLDSSTLSLNGLSNLSSTYGFVAQNNQPESYLCLQGAPVSKHGHCPAPAATTKLSLEKYREKQAAELLQRRRHAEENELHRKHPLPEAAAAASSSRAKYAQPGQERVAKSGSLKRRHPSSSSSSVESGSASQEELKMKIKVSESGGVASSG; from the exons ATGAACATGGCGATGGTGCACCGGAGCTCTCCGAAATGGCTCTTCAACCGGGAACAAATAGAAAACACGCCGTCTCGTCGCTGTGGAATCGAGCCAGATCGGGAATTGTCTTATCGACAGCAAGCTGCAAATCTGATCCAGGATATGGGCCAGCGACTTAATGT TTCTCAGCTTACAATCAACACTGCGATCGTCTATATGCACAGATTTTACATGCTGAATTCCTTCACAAAGTTCCATCGAAAC ATCATCTCTCCCACCACTCTGTTTTTGGCTGCTAAAGTAGAGGAGCAACCCAGGAAACTTGAACACGTCATTAAAGTGGCACACGCCTGTCTTAACCCGCAAGAGCCTCCACTGGATGCCAGTAGCAAT GCATACCTCCAACAGGCCCAAGAGCTGGTGCTACTAGAAACTATAGTACTGCAGACACTTG GGTTTGAAATTACTATAGAGCATCCACACACAGATGTTGTGAGATGTTCCCAGCTAGTGCGAG CAAGCAAGGATTTGGCCCAGACGTCCTATTTCATGGCTACCAACAG TCTGCACCTGACCACCTTCTGTCTGCAGTACAAGCCCACAGTGGTGGCTTGCGTCTGCATCCACCTGGCCTGCAAGTGGTCCAACTGGGAGATCCCCGTCTCGTCTGATGGCAAACACTGGTGGGAGTACCTGGACCCCACCGTCACGCTACACCTGCTTGACC AATTAACACACGAGTTTCTACAGATTTTGGAGAAAACACCCAGCAGGTTGAAAAGAATCCGAAACTGGCGG gcTACGCAAGCGGCGAAAAGGTCAAAAACAGAGAACCAGTCAATAGACGCGTCGTTCCAGGCTCCTCACCTGGGCCAGGAGAGTTTTCTGATGGACAGCAAACCTGATCTCATGGGGGGCATGTACTCTGAGCCCTCCACGTCATTCCCGTTGGATAGCAGCACGCTCTCCCTCAACGGCCTCTCGAACTTGAGCTCCACCTATGGCTTTGTGGCCCAGAACAACCAGCCAGAGTCCTACCTCTGCCTGCAGGGAGCGCCAGTGAGCAAGCACGGCCACTGCCCGGCCCCTGCAGCCACCACCAAACTGTCCTTGGAGAAGTACCGGGAGAAGCAGGCGGCCGAACTGCTGCAGAGACGCCGGCACGCGGAGGAGAACGAACTGCATCGTAAGCATCCGCTGCCCGAGGCCGCTGCGGCCGCCTCCTCGTCCCGGGCCAAATATGCGCAGCCGGGGCAGGAGCGGGTGGCGAAGAGTGGCTCGCTAAAGCGCAGGCacccctcgtcctcctcttcctcggtTGAGAGCGGCAGCGCGAGCCAGGAGGAGCTGAAGATGAAGATCAAGGTGTCAGAGAGCGGAGGAGTGGCCAGCAGCG gttaa
- the ccnt2b gene encoding cyclin-T2b isoform X1: protein MNMAMVHRSSPKWLFNREQIENTPSRRCGIEPDRELSYRQQAANLIQDMGQRLNVSQLTINTAIVYMHRFYMLNSFTKFHRNIISPTTLFLAAKVEEQPRKLEHVIKVAHACLNPQEPPLDASSNAYLQQAQELVLLETIVLQTLGFEITIEHPHTDVVRCSQLVRASKDLAQTSYFMATNSLHLTTFCLQYKPTVVACVCIHLACKWSNWEIPVSSDGKHWWEYLDPTVTLHLLDQLTHEFLQILEKTPSRLKRIRNWRATQAAKRSKTENQSIDASFQAPHLGQESFLMDSKPDLMGGMYSEPSTSFPLDSSTLSLNGLSNLSSTYGFVAQNNQPESYLCLQGAPVSKHGHCPAPAATTKLSLEKYREKQAAELLQRRRHAEENELHRKHPLPEAAAAASSSRAKYAQPGQERVAKSGSLKRRHPSSSSSSVESGSASQEELKMKIKVSESGGVASSGKSRHSPRSGRDKHREHSSHRAPRHDTSHAHVHAHVHAHTHAHGHGSHHKSHRSSKTHSAPAPAPMPVSQPLGHAQAGKIDRRQGEGQSSEGGASLCLNGQHMDYTDTINMLDSLLNAHMNY, encoded by the exons ATGAACATGGCGATGGTGCACCGGAGCTCTCCGAAATGGCTCTTCAACCGGGAACAAATAGAAAACACGCCGTCTCGTCGCTGTGGAATCGAGCCAGATCGGGAATTGTCTTATCGACAGCAAGCTGCAAATCTGATCCAGGATATGGGCCAGCGACTTAATGT TTCTCAGCTTACAATCAACACTGCGATCGTCTATATGCACAGATTTTACATGCTGAATTCCTTCACAAAGTTCCATCGAAAC ATCATCTCTCCCACCACTCTGTTTTTGGCTGCTAAAGTAGAGGAGCAACCCAGGAAACTTGAACACGTCATTAAAGTGGCACACGCCTGTCTTAACCCGCAAGAGCCTCCACTGGATGCCAGTAGCAAT GCATACCTCCAACAGGCCCAAGAGCTGGTGCTACTAGAAACTATAGTACTGCAGACACTTG GGTTTGAAATTACTATAGAGCATCCACACACAGATGTTGTGAGATGTTCCCAGCTAGTGCGAG CAAGCAAGGATTTGGCCCAGACGTCCTATTTCATGGCTACCAACAG TCTGCACCTGACCACCTTCTGTCTGCAGTACAAGCCCACAGTGGTGGCTTGCGTCTGCATCCACCTGGCCTGCAAGTGGTCCAACTGGGAGATCCCCGTCTCGTCTGATGGCAAACACTGGTGGGAGTACCTGGACCCCACCGTCACGCTACACCTGCTTGACC AATTAACACACGAGTTTCTACAGATTTTGGAGAAAACACCCAGCAGGTTGAAAAGAATCCGAAACTGGCGG gcTACGCAAGCGGCGAAAAGGTCAAAAACAGAGAACCAGTCAATAGACGCGTCGTTCCAGGCTCCTCACCTGGGCCAGGAGAGTTTTCTGATGGACAGCAAACCTGATCTCATGGGGGGCATGTACTCTGAGCCCTCCACGTCATTCCCGTTGGATAGCAGCACGCTCTCCCTCAACGGCCTCTCGAACTTGAGCTCCACCTATGGCTTTGTGGCCCAGAACAACCAGCCAGAGTCCTACCTCTGCCTGCAGGGAGCGCCAGTGAGCAAGCACGGCCACTGCCCGGCCCCTGCAGCCACCACCAAACTGTCCTTGGAGAAGTACCGGGAGAAGCAGGCGGCCGAACTGCTGCAGAGACGCCGGCACGCGGAGGAGAACGAACTGCATCGTAAGCATCCGCTGCCCGAGGCCGCTGCGGCCGCCTCCTCGTCCCGGGCCAAATATGCGCAGCCGGGGCAGGAGCGGGTGGCGAAGAGTGGCTCGCTAAAGCGCAGGCacccctcgtcctcctcttcctcggtTGAGAGCGGCAGCGCGAGCCAGGAGGAGCTGAAGATGAAGATCAAGGTGTCAGAGAGCGGAGGAGTGGCCAGCAGCGGTAAGAGCAGACACAGCCCTCGCTCGGGCcgagacaaacacagagagcactcGTCCCACCGAGCGCCCCGGCATGACACCTCGCACGCCCACGTGCATGCCCACGTacacgcccacacgcacgcacacggcCACGGCAGCCACCACAAAAGCCACCGCTCCTCTAAAACTCactctgcccctgcccctgcccctatGCCTGTGAGTCAGCCCCTGGGCCACGCCCAGGCGGGAAAGATTGACAGaaggcagggggaggggcagagctCAGAGGGCGGAGCCTCTCTGTGCCTGAACGGGCAGCATATGGACTACACGGACACTATCAACATGCTCGACTCCCTTCTCAATGCCCATATGAACTATTGA
- the ccnt2b gene encoding cyclin-T2b isoform X2, which produces MNMAMVHRSSPKWLFNREQIENTPSRRCGIEPDRELSYRQQAANLIQDMGQRLNVSQLTINTAIVYMHRFYMLNSFTKFHRNIISPTTLFLAAKVEEQPRKLEHVIKVAHACLNPQEPPLDASSNAYLQQAQELVLLETIVLQTLGFEITIEHPHTDVVRCSQLVRASKDLAQTSYFMATNSLHLTTFCLQYKPTVVACVCIHLACKWSNWEIPVSSDGKHWWEYLDPTVTLHLLDQLTHEFLQILEKTPSRLKRIRNWRATQAAKRSKTENQSIDASFQAPHLGQESFLMDSKPDLMGGMYSEPSTSFPLDSSTLSLNGLSNLSSTYGFVAQNNQPESYLCLQGAPVSKHGHCPAPAATTKLSLEKYREKQAAELLQRRRHAEENELHRKHPLPEAAAAASSSRAKYAQPGQERVAKSGSLKRRHPSSSSSSVESGSASQEELKMKIKVSESGGVASSDCSDLALPVTLKDWSKRQSHDSVEDVAQNVSTTATLATETSCSHTFSF; this is translated from the exons ATGAACATGGCGATGGTGCACCGGAGCTCTCCGAAATGGCTCTTCAACCGGGAACAAATAGAAAACACGCCGTCTCGTCGCTGTGGAATCGAGCCAGATCGGGAATTGTCTTATCGACAGCAAGCTGCAAATCTGATCCAGGATATGGGCCAGCGACTTAATGT TTCTCAGCTTACAATCAACACTGCGATCGTCTATATGCACAGATTTTACATGCTGAATTCCTTCACAAAGTTCCATCGAAAC ATCATCTCTCCCACCACTCTGTTTTTGGCTGCTAAAGTAGAGGAGCAACCCAGGAAACTTGAACACGTCATTAAAGTGGCACACGCCTGTCTTAACCCGCAAGAGCCTCCACTGGATGCCAGTAGCAAT GCATACCTCCAACAGGCCCAAGAGCTGGTGCTACTAGAAACTATAGTACTGCAGACACTTG GGTTTGAAATTACTATAGAGCATCCACACACAGATGTTGTGAGATGTTCCCAGCTAGTGCGAG CAAGCAAGGATTTGGCCCAGACGTCCTATTTCATGGCTACCAACAG TCTGCACCTGACCACCTTCTGTCTGCAGTACAAGCCCACAGTGGTGGCTTGCGTCTGCATCCACCTGGCCTGCAAGTGGTCCAACTGGGAGATCCCCGTCTCGTCTGATGGCAAACACTGGTGGGAGTACCTGGACCCCACCGTCACGCTACACCTGCTTGACC AATTAACACACGAGTTTCTACAGATTTTGGAGAAAACACCCAGCAGGTTGAAAAGAATCCGAAACTGGCGG gcTACGCAAGCGGCGAAAAGGTCAAAAACAGAGAACCAGTCAATAGACGCGTCGTTCCAGGCTCCTCACCTGGGCCAGGAGAGTTTTCTGATGGACAGCAAACCTGATCTCATGGGGGGCATGTACTCTGAGCCCTCCACGTCATTCCCGTTGGATAGCAGCACGCTCTCCCTCAACGGCCTCTCGAACTTGAGCTCCACCTATGGCTTTGTGGCCCAGAACAACCAGCCAGAGTCCTACCTCTGCCTGCAGGGAGCGCCAGTGAGCAAGCACGGCCACTGCCCGGCCCCTGCAGCCACCACCAAACTGTCCTTGGAGAAGTACCGGGAGAAGCAGGCGGCCGAACTGCTGCAGAGACGCCGGCACGCGGAGGAGAACGAACTGCATCGTAAGCATCCGCTGCCCGAGGCCGCTGCGGCCGCCTCCTCGTCCCGGGCCAAATATGCGCAGCCGGGGCAGGAGCGGGTGGCGAAGAGTGGCTCGCTAAAGCGCAGGCacccctcgtcctcctcttcctcggtTGAGAGCGGCAGCGCGAGCCAGGAGGAGCTGAAGATGAAGATCAAGGTGTCAGAGAGCGGAGGAGTGGCCAGCAGCG